The sequence GCGGTTTTTCTCAATTATCCACCCGCTTTTATTATATTGTCTATTATCACAGAGGCAAGTTCCTGCTTTGTACCGCCGCCTGTAAAAACTTTTTTCCCTTTGCCGGTAAATATTGTTATGGCGTTGTCATCAGATTCAAACCCGCGGCCTTCTTTTGATATGTCATTAAAGACTATCATGTTTAATTTTTTCCTTTTCATCTTTTCCACGGCCCTTTTTTCCCCGCCTTCGCTTTCCGCGGAAAATCCCGCTATAAATTTTTTGCCTTTATTGGCCGCGGCCCAGGCTATTATGTCTTCGGTGGGTGTAAGTTTTATTTCAAGGCCTTCCCCCCTTTTCATCTTGCCTTTGTGCCTTGGGACAGTATAATCACCCACGGCAGCCGCACCTATAACTATGTCCGCTTTTTTTATATTGTCTTTAACCGCTTTTAACATATCAGACGCGGATACAGTTTCAATAATTACATCCGCTCCCGGCATATATGATGTTTTACCGGTAATAAAGATAACTTTAGCGCCGCGCGTTTTTGCTTCCTGCGCAAGGTAATATCCGGTCTTGCCGGATGAAGGGTTGGATATAAAACGGACGTCATCAATGAATTCCCTTGTGGGGCCGGACGTAATAAGTACTGTTTTACCGGTTAAGGATTTTTTTTTTAACACTTCCGTGACAGAAGACACAATTTTACCCGTATCTTCAATATGGCCGTCGCCTTTGTCGCCGCAGGCAAGTTTTCCTTTTTTTGGCCCTATGAAAATATAACCAAGTTTTTCAAGCTTCTGTACGTTTTCTTTTACAATTTTATTGTTCCACATGGCAGTATTCATCGCAGGAGCGATAAATACCCTTTTACCGGACGCCGCCATTACCACCGTTGTTAAAAGGTCATCGGCAATCCCGGACGCTATTTTGCCTATTACATCGGCGCTTGCCGGCGCGATTACCACCGCCGCGCAGTTCTGCGCAAGCCCGATGTGCGTGACAGGCGATGAATGATTTTTAGACTCAAAAAACAGGTCATCGTACACGGGATTTCCGGACAGAGTGCGCAGCGTAAGCGGGGTGATAAATTCCTTTGCCCCCTGCGTCAGCACGCAGTTTACGTTAAATCCGGAATCCTGAAACCTTCTGACCATGTCTGCCGCCCTGTAAGCGGCAATGCTTCCTGTCACGC comes from Candidatus Goldiibacteriota bacterium and encodes:
- the coaBC gene encoding bifunctional phosphopantothenoylcysteine decarboxylase/phosphopantothenate--cysteine ligase CoaBC; the encoded protein is MDTILLGVTGSIAAYRAADMVRRFQDSGFNVNCVLTQGAKEFITPLTLRTLSGNPVYDDLFFESKNHSSPVTHIGLAQNCAAVVIAPASADVIGKIASGIADDLLTTVVMAASGKRVFIAPAMNTAMWNNKIVKENVQKLEKLGYIFIGPKKGKLACGDKGDGHIEDTGKIVSSVTEVLKKKSLTGKTVLITSGPTREFIDDVRFISNPSSGKTGYYLAQEAKTRGAKVIFITGKTSYMPGADVIIETVSASDMLKAVKDNIKKADIVIGAAAVGDYTVPRHKGKMKRGEGLEIKLTPTEDIIAWAAANKGKKFIAGFSAESEGGEKRAVEKMKRKKLNMIVFNDISKEGRGFESDDNAITIFTGKGKKVFTGGGTKQELASVIIDNIIKAGG